The region AacataaaatcaacaataactCTGCAAATGTGTCTTATAAATGTCTCCCTATAGGGTGTTTAAAACTAAGATGGAGGACAATATGTCCAAGATGGAGGACAATATGGCTGACCACAGTAAAAAGTAGATGAAAGTGCTTACCATGTGATCATTTCTGCTGCCAAATGCTTACATTGTTATGACTGCTTCCCTATGCTCACCATGTCACAGGAGAACCCTGTCCCATGGTTGCTTGCAACTACATTtgaacattgtttctgcttTATTATCTATCAGCATTTGATAGTACTATTATTTATGTATCTACTACATTTTGGTTGTGAGTTTGGAATGAATGTAGCAAGacagatgcacatccagggaatCTCTGCAGCTGCTGGTGTTTACCATAGAGAATTAACAAAGCATTCCAATGGTGCTAAAGCTCAGTTCATAGCTGGTGTTGGCTCACTTCAACCCTAGGTTCAACTGGAAATTTCAATTTTAGAATGGGCCCAGAGagcaaaataaattgaaataagtattttgaaTCAACCTTCATTCAGTGGGTAGGCTTTACAAAAAGCAGTTGCTAAGCGTTACTTGGTGAATCACTTTTTTGCCAACAATTAGTTGATTGGTGGAGTCACATCATTGGGGTATTATACTTTTTAGTTTCACCTGTAAATAGAAATAACTAATAAAGGCCTAACTGTTGTAAATTCTGCTCTCTTACTTAGAGTTAGCCTGTAAGggataaaaaatgaaataagacaCATTTTGTTGAAATAGGGTAAATATtggcattttattattttagaatTTTCACAGACAAAtcaaacatacaaaacacataAATACGTCATTAcctaaatacaaaataaaactcTTTAGAAATCATTCACGTTAGCTATTACTATGTACAGTTttaacagtggttcccaaccaccGGAGCTAGGACCCCCCGgcggtacttggcctctccacaccGAGTACTTGGGAagactcatgacaccataggctgaCTAGTAAAAATGTACAAGATGGGGTACTTCAGGGGAACTCAGTGCAGGGCAAAATCCAGTCGGTGGGACAGTAACctagaggtttgggaaccactgaataGAGTGCATTCTATTACTGTGTGCTATCATTGGGAGTCGAGCTACTGTGAAAGAGcagcagagggcagcagagGGTCACATCAGTGAGAGTCCAGCTCTAATAGTATGCTCCTCGAAACAGTAACGTCAGACAAAACGCAGAACACGGATACATTTTTCAGAGTGCACCAACGTCATATGGAGTCAGTTCATCGGCACGCATGCTTTTTCCTTCCGTCGTTCCCTACACGTCATTCAGACGCTCAGCACTTGTGGTGCTTCCACTTGCGAGTAGCCACCGTGATGCTGTGGTCCTTCTTGTGCCAAGGGAAGAGGCGTGTCAGGGCCAGGGTGCCATCACGCTGCACCGCGCCGGTCAGCAGATAGAGCTGGGTGTGGCCTGGCCGGACCAGGGCGTTGGCACAGCGCAGGTTGATTAGCAGCCATTGCTGAAGGAGGTGCTGTGTGTCGTAGGGCAGCAGAGGACCCTGACGGATGAACTCCACACGGCCCTCCACCCCGAACTCTGGCTCCCCTGAGGGGAGACGATGGCGAGACAGCTTAGCTGAGACAgctggagggagaagagagcAGAAGATGAGCACGACCACACAGATgtattgaacacacacactcctgacttgaacaaacacacacatacactcctaacttgaacaaacacacacatacactcctgacttgaacaaacacacacatacacacactcctatcttgaacacacacacactcctgacttgaacaaacacacacacacactcctaacttgaacaaacacacacacacactcctaacttgaacaaacacacacacacactcctaacttgaacaaacacacacatacactcctgactttaacaaacacacacactcactcctaacttgaacaaacacacacatacactcctgacttgaacaaacacacacacatacactcctgacttgaacaaacacacacatacactcctgacttgaacaaacacacacacacactcctaacttgaacaaacacacacatacactcctgattttaacaaacacacacacacacacactcctgacttgaacaaacacacacatcaatgtCTAATACTTGTAACAGCATACTGACGACCAATAAAAGCATATAAACAGTCCATTGACGAGGCACTGGATCCATCCTGCTTACCGAAATCATCCACACAGAGGGCATCCAGCACTGTCTTCAGGGACGGGTGAGTCTCCACAGAAGGGCAGGCCTGGCATGCAGGCTTGGGCAGCAATTTGGCCAGGTGACTGTTGCTgtgtttggggtggggggtcaggCACGTGTCCTCCTGCGCGGGGAAACGGTCACAGTCCAGCTCCTCCGGCCAGGCATGGCCCTGACAGGCCTGTGTGGGGGCACAGCTGTCCCTCACGGCAACACACAGGCTGCGGCACGGCTGGATGAACCTGGAGGCGGAAGGAGACGCAGGGTTGGAATTAACGCAGGGAAAACAGCGGCAGGGCCACGCTGCAGACGGCGCGCCGGAGTCACTGGACTGAGGAGGAGAATGATCTGAGGGAGGAGAATGAACTGACGGAGGAGAATGAACTGACGGAGGAGAATGAACTGACGGAGGAGAATGAACTGAGGGAGGAGAATGAACTGACGGAGGAGAATGAACTGAGGGAGGAGAATGAACTGACGGAGGAGAATGAACTGAGGGAGGAGAATGAACTGACAGAGGAGTGGGTAGTTTCCCTTTGAGGAGTTAGAGAGTGAGTGCCAAGGTACCAGGACGAGAATAAAGAGAGAATGACGTatggagatggatggagaagacacacacacattctcacacacagtgTGAGGACATACAAAAGTTACAGAGGGTGTGTTTAAAGGCAAACAAGAGCTCCAGACTTACGTGTCAAGGCAGACGGGAGCAATGAGGGAGCACAGGAAGGCCTGAGCTTGGGGGTGGCAGCCGGTCTGGAGCAGGGGTCTCCAGTCCTCCGAACGGGGCACAACCTCACCCTCCAGGTTGCTGTGACCCAGGAAGTTGGGCAGCCTCATCTCAGAGTAGCCCACGTCCTGGCACACGCTCATCTGGTGGGGGATGGGCACACAGCGTGTGGACTGGCCCAGGTCAAAGCCCCAGACCGCGGTCAGGAGGACCAGGAGAGCCGGGGCGAAGTGGATGAGATCCATAGTGAAGTGAAGCGCCCTGGTGGAGGAGATTCCAGAGAAGACGGGTGGCTGTTGCTGGTAGCAGTAAGGGTCAGGTAATGTCTCTGTGCCAGTGGTCTCCTCTTTATATAGCGGAAGCCCAGCCCCATCAGACTGTTATCAACTACCTATCAAAGTGGCTCAGACAGTGTGTGAGGAGCCAACAGCTTGTTTAGAAATGACTgcagacagaggggggggggggctataaTGAGGGCAATCACAGTGAAACCATTGCAATGCAAACTGTCACATTTGTTCCAACTCTGTCCATTTTACTTCTAAATATCTAGGACTTGACATTCACATAACGTGCTGCTCTGCTGGGCTGTACGTATTTGTGTGCTTTGCATGTTTATCTTCCAAGCAATTTGGGTTGAGTGAAAGTCTACTGTAAAAACATATCAATGCtctcatatatatttttgaaagttCAGAAACAATTTTCTACAGAGAAGGAAAAGGATATTTTGTTTTAGACTGTCATgccggcaggcagacagacatgcaggcagacagacagacagactgacatgcaggcagacagacagacagacatgcaggcagacagacatgtaggcagacagacagacatgcaggcagacagacagacatgcaggcaggcaggcaggcagacagacatgtaggcagacagacagacagacatgcaggcaggcaggctccTCAAGGTTGACTCTCTTTCATGTCTCCTCCTTTGCTAATCTTAGGGTTTCCTGAGAAGAAGGGTGCGGATCTGAGTCCAGCCCTGATCACACTCCCATTAACAGAACAGTGTTTCTGGCCGGCTTTGATCTGACGCTTGATGAGTCTGATTCAAATGCTAAATGAAAGAACAACATGAGCCTACAGCTCTGTCTACCTGATGTAGCTATCTGATCAAACTTGACTGCAGAGCAGACAGCGTAACCACACGCACGCTAGAAGTATTTTATTGAATGAAGAACAATTTATCCTGGCAATTATTTACACTTGGAAAaacttcagttttttttttttaaagcttgcGTGAAAAGTAACTACATAACTTCTCACTTGTTTCGCTTCATATCGCAAATTACAGTAGGCTGTAAATTCCAGGGGAAAACAGGTATAATATTGGTTGTCAGACAAAACGTTCTTTCAATACAGTTTGACAGGAACACTGTCATATTGGCAGCAGACAGCCACAGGATGTTCCTCTCAGACAGTTGGAGATGTCACACTGCCGTGCAGACTGTTGGTCCAGGCTCCGCTACTAATGgtagtctgtctctctcccgcCCTCTGTCTCAGGACTCCGGGTTCTAATGGCAGAAACCGAAAGCACAGTCAGTGGTTAGCCCAGTGTAACTGTCTTGtggattctgtctgtctccacaaCCACGTTCAGATGTATATCTCAGACGGGTTTGTGCCCAGAAGGCCTGGGGAGTCAGTAATACAGCGGGGTGCTGTCAAACACAAGAGTCCCAGGTTGTAGACGTGCCAGGCAAGCTCAATTAAGCCCCAGGGCCTGTATTCACAAAGCCCCTCAATGAAGTTGCTGATCCAGGATCAGAGGCGATTTAGAGTAGGAAAGCTAATCTATGATAAGTTTTGCCTTTTAGTTTCAAATTAATGATTGTTTATGTACTGTACCAGTCAAATATTTGAACACACCTACTAATTAAAGggaatttctttctttttactaTTGTCCACATTGtacaataatagtgaagacatcagaaCTATGAAacaacacatatggaatcatgtagtaaccaaaaaagtgttaaacaaaattaaaacacatttatattttagattccaagtagccaccctttgtcttgatgacagctttgcacacaaccaataagtgctcagcatatgaggcaattctctcaaccagcttcatcaGGTAGTCACCctgaatgcttttccaacagtcttgaaggagttgccTCGTGCTGAGtgcttgttggctgcttttccttcactctacGTTTCAATTAATCCCAAATCATCTAAATTtggttgaggtcaggtgactgtggaggccatgtcatctgatgcagcactccaGCACAATCCATCTTgatcaaatagcccttacacaggctatgttttgtgtcattgtcgcATAGAAAACCAAACAATAGTCCCAATAAGTGCAAACCAGATAGGATGGCgtatcgctgcagaatgctgtggt is a window of Esox lucius isolate fEsoLuc1 chromosome 19, fEsoLuc1.pri, whole genome shotgun sequence DNA encoding:
- the szl gene encoding sizzled, giving the protein MDLIHFAPALLVLLTAVWGFDLGQSTRCVPIPHQMSVCQDVGYSEMRLPNFLGHSNLEGEVVPRSEDWRPLLQTGCHPQAQAFLCSLIAPVCLDTFIQPCRSLCVAVRDSCAPTQACQGHAWPEELDCDRFPAQEDTCLTPHPKHSNSHLAKLLPKPACQACPSVETHPSLKTVLDALCVDDFAVSAKLSRHRLPSGEPEFGVEGRVEFIRQGPLLPYDTQHLLQQWLLINLRCANALVRPGHTQLYLLTGAVQRDGTLALTRLFPWHKKDHSITVATRKWKHHKC